From one Dama dama isolate Ldn47 chromosome 4, ASM3311817v1, whole genome shotgun sequence genomic stretch:
- the LOC133050679 gene encoding small ribosomal subunit protein uS12-like codes for MGKCRGLHTARKLHSCQQDQKWHDKQYKKAHLGTALKANPFGGTSHAKGIVLEKVGVEAKQSNSAIRKCVRVQLTKNGKKITALVPNDGCLNFIEENDEVLVAGFGRKGHADGDIPGVRFKVVKVANVSLLVLYKGKKERPRS; via the coding sequence ATGGGCAAGTGTCGCGGTCTTCATACTGCCAGGAAGCTCCATAGCTGCCAACAAGACCAGAAGTGGCATGATAAACAGTACAAGAAAGCCCATTTGGGCACAGCCCTGAAGGCCAACCCTTTTGGCGGCACTTCTCACGCCAAGGGAATTGTGCTGGAAAAAGTAGGAGTTGAAGCCAAACAGTCAAATTCTGCCATCAGGAAGTGCGTCAGGGTTCAGCTAACCAAGAATGGCAAAAAAATCACTGCTTTGGTACCCAATGATGGTTGCTTGAATTTTATTGAGGAAAATGATGAAGTTCTGGTTGCTGGATTTGGTCGCAAAGGTCATGCTGATGGTGACATTCCTGGAGTCCGCTTTAAGGTTGTCAAAGTAGCCAATGTCTCTCTTTTGGTTTTATACAAAGGCAAGAAGGAAAGACCAAGATCATAA